A stretch of Aythya fuligula isolate bAytFul2 chromosome 1, bAytFul2.pri, whole genome shotgun sequence DNA encodes these proteins:
- the METTL21C gene encoding protein-lysine methyltransferase METTL21C has protein sequence MEEEACEEQYDSENCTCSSTCASSTESNSDSPVILKILQNWVPRVSHYFDKEHYTYVGHQIVIQESIEHFGAVVWPGALALSQYLESNQERFNLKDKQVLEIGAGTGLVSIVACILGAYVTATDLPEVLENLSFNISSNIQNMNIHKPEVRKLVWGESLSEDFPSSTYHYDFLLASDVVYHHTALDPLLETMVYFCQPGTVLLWANKFRFSTDYEFLEKLSSIFDTTILAEFPESNVKLIKATVREN, from the exons ATGGAGGAAGAAGCCTGTGAAGAGCAGTATGACTCTGAAAACTGCACTTGCAGCTCCACATGTGCATCATCAACAGAATCCAACTCAG ATTCACCAGTAATTCTTAAAATACTGCAGAACTGGGTTCCTAGAGTTTCCCACTACTTTGACAAAGAGCACTATACTTATGTAGGCCACCAGATCGTCATCCAGGAATCCATAGAGCACTTTGGAGCAGTGGTGTGGCCCGGG GCACTGGCTTTATCTCAATATCTGGAATCAAATCAAGAACGATTCAACCTCAAAGACAAGCAAGTTCTGGAAATTGGCGCTGGAACAGGCTTAGTTTCCATTGTGGCCTGCATCTTAG gaGCTTATGTCACAGCAACTGATTTGCCTGAAGTTCTTGAAAATCTCTCATTTAATATTTCAAGTAATATACAAAATATGAATATCCACAAACCCGAAGTGCGAAAACTGGTATGGGGAGAAAGCCTCAGTGAAGACTTCCCTTCATCAACTTACCATTATGATTTCCTACTGGCAAGTGATGTTGTATACCACCATACAGCTCTGGATCCCCTGCTAGAAACAATGGTGTATTTTTGTCAGCCAGGGACAGTATTACTATGGGCAAATAAATTCAGATTCAGTACAGACTATGAATTTTTGGAAAAACTTAGCAGTATATTTGATACAACCATCCTAGCAGAATTTCCAGAGTCAAATGTCAAGCTGATCAAAGCCACGGTAAGAGagaattga